The following coding sequences are from one Microcebus murinus isolate Inina chromosome 31, M.murinus_Inina_mat1.0, whole genome shotgun sequence window:
- the LOC142865723 gene encoding LOW QUALITY PROTEIN: uncharacterized protein LOC142865723 (The sequence of the model RefSeq protein was modified relative to this genomic sequence to represent the inferred CDS: substituted 1 base at 1 genomic stop codon) produces MSVRGRKRIHKGEKPYKCEECSKAFTHCSILTQHKRIHNGEKTYKCEECGKAFTQSTHLIQHKRIHSGEKPYKCEEXCGKAFTWCSTLTRHKIIHTGEKPYKCEECGKAFTQCTKLTQHKRIHSGEKPYKCEECGKAFTQSTYLTEHKRIHSGEKPYKCEECGKAFNNIGHVHRHKQIHTGEKPYKCEECGKAFTRCSTLTLHKRIHTGEKPYKCEECGKAFNKSSTLTLHKRIHSGEKPHKCEECGKAFIHSTHLTEHKRIHSGEKPFQCEECGKAFTQSTHLTEHKRIHSGEKPYKCEECGKAFNKIGHVNRHKRIHTGEKPYKCEECGKAFARCSTLTLHKRNHNGEKPYKFEDCGKASIQCSHLNLYERVHNRKKLYK; encoded by the exons atgagtgtaagaggcagaaa gagaattcacaaaggagagaaaccctacaaatgtgaagaatgtagcaaagcttttacccattgctcaatccttactcaacataaaagaattcataacggagagaaaacatacaaatgtgaagaatgtggcaaagcctttacccagagcacacaccttattcaacataaaagaattcatagtggagagaaaccctacaaatgcgaagaat aatgtggcaaagcctttacctggtgctcaaccctaactcgacataaaataattcatactggagagaaaccatacaaatgtgaagaatgtggcaaggcctttacccagtgcacaaaacttacacaacataaaagaattcatagtggagagaaaccctacaaatgtgaagaatgtggcaaggcctttacccagagcacatatCTTACtgaacacaaaagaattcatagtggagagaaaccctacaaatgtgaggaatgtggcaaagcctttaacaacattggacatgtccatcgacataaacaaattcatacaggagagaaaccctacaaatgtgaagaatgtggcaaagcctttacccggtgctcaacccttactctacacaaaagaattcatactggagagaaaccctacaaatgtgaagaatgtggcaaagcctttaacaaga gctcaacccttactctacacaaaagaattcatagtggagagaaaccccacaaatgtgaagaatgtggcaaagcctttatccacagcacacaccttactgaacataaaaggattcatagtggagagaaaccattccaatgtgaagaatgtggcaaagcctttacccagagcacacaccttactgaacataaaagaattcacagtggagagaaaccctacaaatgtgaagaatgtggcaaagcctttaacaagattggacatgtcaatcgacataaacgaattcatacaggagagaaaccctacaaatgtgaggaatgtggcaaagcctttgcccggtgctcaacacttactcttcataaaagaaatcataatggagagaagccctacaaatttGAGGATTGTGGCAAAGCTTCtatccagtgctcacaccttaatctatatgaaagagttcataacagaaaaaaattgtataaatga